ATCACGCCATTGAGGGCTTCGAACTCGGGGATACCGAAGGGGCAGACTATGGCACACATCTTGCAGCCGATGCACTTCTCGGGAGTTATCATGACGGCCCCATCCTCGTCGTGGAAGAGAGCCCCCGTGGGACAGACCTCAACGCACGGGGCGCCGTCACAGTGGCGGCAGTTCATTGGAACGTTGTAGGCACCCATCGGGAGAATGTGTATCCTGGGCAGGGGCAGGGGGTCCTCAAATATCGCCGAGAAGAGGTCTTTGCTCTGGGAGTGTTCAACGGCACACGCTATCTCACACTGCCGGCAACCTATGCACTTCGCTGGATCTATGAAGATTGTGGGCGTTGAATCGGTGGGCATAAGGCATCACCGTTTCATTTCTTGACAAATTTGTATAAAGTAGTTTCGGTTGTTGGAAAAAACTGGGGAAAAATTTTTGATAAATCACATAATTTTCACGACATATATCAAAAAGATTGAACCCAGAGATTACCCAACGTTGGGTAGTCTGGATTAACCAAAAAT
This window of the Thermococcus siculi genome carries:
- a CDS encoding 4Fe-4S dicluster domain-containing protein, giving the protein MPTDSTPTIFIDPAKCIGCRQCEIACAVEHSQSKDLFSAIFEDPLPLPRIHILPMGAYNVPMNCRHCDGAPCVEVCPTGALFHDEDGAVMITPEKCIGCKMCAIVCPFGIPEFEALNGVMFKCDMCPDRRAEGRVPACVEACKTGALQFGTIDEIVGRVRKETAEKIIKLKEGEYEEEYNGWDLYRSMYAEIIRVNEGESK